A portion of the Actinomycetota bacterium genome contains these proteins:
- a CDS encoding radical SAM protein, giving the protein MRYRGTVIRPPSEAGSLILQAAYGCSHNACTFCPTYTGTRFEPRDVDEVLADIAEAAEIVPDTHRVFLADGNALCLPFADLVKILQGLNRAFPRLQRVGIYGNGRDINDKTEEELRELVALGLGIVYVGLESGDDRVLERVRKRDRSEDMIRAVVKARACGLQASVIVLLGLGGEEGSRDHALRSAQAVSAMDPDYLSALTLMVVPGTPLHREQEAGKFILPGQADLLRELRLFLEASELSECVFRTNHASNYLPLKGVLSRDKNALIQMIDSAIERPELLRPEYMRGL; this is encoded by the coding sequence ATGCGATACAGGGGAACGGTCATCCGGCCCCCCAGCGAGGCCGGCAGTCTAATCCTGCAGGCAGCATATGGCTGCTCTCATAACGCCTGCACTTTTTGCCCCACCTATACCGGGACGCGGTTCGAGCCGCGGGATGTAGATGAGGTGCTCGCGGACATCGCCGAGGCCGCGGAGATCGTCCCGGATACGCACCGCGTCTTTCTCGCGGACGGCAACGCACTCTGCCTGCCCTTCGCGGACCTCGTGAAGATACTGCAGGGACTCAACAGGGCCTTTCCCCGCCTGCAGAGGGTGGGTATATACGGCAACGGCAGGGATATCAACGACAAGACCGAGGAGGAGCTGCGCGAACTGGTGGCGCTAGGGCTGGGCATCGTGTACGTAGGCCTGGAAAGTGGCGACGACCGCGTTCTGGAGCGGGTGCGCAAGCGGGACAGGAGCGAGGACATGATAAGGGCAGTGGTCAAGGCCAGGGCTTGCGGCTTGCAGGCTTCGGTCATCGTCCTCCTCGGACTGGGAGGAGAGGAGGGCTCCCGAGACCATGCCCTGAGGAGCGCGCAGGCGGTATCGGCCATGGACCCCGACTATCTCAGCGCCCTGACCCTGATGGTGGTCCCGGGCACACCCCTCCACCGGGAGCAGGAGGCGGGAAAGTTCATCCTGCCCGGCCAGGCGGATCTGCTGCGGGAGCTCAGGCTGTTCCTGGAGGCGAGCGAGCTGTCCGAGTGCGTGTTCAGGACCAACCACGCCTCCAACTATCTGCCCCTGAAGGGCGTGCTCTCCAGGGACAAGAACGCGCTCATTCAGATGATAGACAGTGCCATAGAGCGGCCTGAGCTCTTGAGGCCCGAGTACATGCGGGGCCTGTGA
- a CDS encoding GNAT family N-acetyltransferase, which translates to MIASMRLDEGMGAFAAPNYPAAREKKALERIARGEESNIIIAHAEDDRIVGFVAIAPPSPAERWGKQAVPGIIEAMAIEVSKGWRGMGIANRMMDTGLRDHFFDDKIVICTGYAWHWDLDASGLGKDAYRRMLLEYLEKAGFMYYETDEPNVNLDSANFFTARIGPEVSAELYDRFEQMLFKDQAWADFRGRPRSIGEVLERGGSARRGGGAEEPR; encoded by the coding sequence ATGATCGCGTCTATGCGCCTGGACGAAGGGATGGGAGCCTTCGCCGCACCCAATTACCCCGCGGCGCGAGAGAAGAAGGCGCTGGAGCGGATCGCGCGCGGGGAGGAGAGCAACATAATCATCGCCCACGCTGAGGACGACAGGATAGTGGGGTTCGTTGCCATCGCGCCGCCGAGTCCCGCCGAGAGGTGGGGCAAGCAGGCCGTCCCGGGGATCATCGAGGCCATGGCCATCGAGGTGAGCAAGGGATGGCGCGGGATGGGCATAGCCAACAGGATGATGGATACGGGTTTGCGCGACCACTTCTTCGACGACAAGATCGTCATCTGCACGGGTTATGCGTGGCACTGGGACCTGGACGCCAGCGGACTCGGCAAGGACGCCTACCGGCGCATGCTCCTCGAGTATCTGGAAAAGGCGGGGTTTATGTACTACGAGACCGACGAGCCGAACGTCAACCTCGATTCCGCCAACTTCTTCACCGCCCGTATAGGCCCCGAGGTAAGCGCCGAACTGTACGACCGCTTCGAGCAGATGCTCTTCAAGGACCAGGCCTGGGCTGACTTTCGCGGCCGTCCACGCAGTATTGGCGAGGTGCTGGAGCGGGGCGGATCTGCCCGGAGGGGTGGCGGGGCGGAGGAGCCCCGGTAA
- the aroF gene encoding 3-deoxy-7-phosphoheptulonate synthase: protein MIVVMSQDASREQIDAVMKKIEEFGLQTHPIYGVQKTVIGVIGDDKTKVVETMAGYPGVEQIIPILKPYKFASRETHPQDSVIEVGGLNIGGERVVVMAGPCAVESREQILNSARLVKMAGGSVLRGGAYKPRTSPYSFQGLGDEGLRLLAEARDETGLPVVTELTDPRKIDIFCEYTDIIQVGARNMQNFVLLTEIGRSGHPVLLKRGPSSKIEDLLLAAEYIVKEGNRKIILCERGISTFETYTRNTLDLSAVAALKRLSHLPVFVDPSHSVGIANLVPAMSLAAVAAGADGLIVEIHPNPNAALCDGPQSLDFETFSSLMTRLRKVARAIGREA from the coding sequence ATGATAGTCGTCATGTCACAGGACGCCAGTCGCGAACAGATCGACGCGGTGATGAAAAAGATCGAGGAGTTCGGCCTGCAGACCCATCCCATCTACGGGGTGCAGAAGACGGTCATAGGCGTCATCGGCGACGATAAGACCAAGGTCGTGGAGACCATGGCGGGCTATCCGGGTGTCGAGCAGATCATCCCCATCCTCAAGCCCTACAAGTTCGCCTCCCGCGAGACCCACCCGCAGGATTCGGTTATCGAGGTCGGAGGCCTCAACATCGGCGGCGAAAGGGTCGTGGTCATGGCCGGCCCCTGCGCGGTGGAGAGCCGCGAGCAGATCCTCAATTCAGCGCGCCTGGTCAAGATGGCCGGCGGTTCCGTCCTGAGGGGAGGAGCATATAAACCCCGGACATCGCCTTACAGCTTCCAGGGCCTTGGCGACGAGGGCCTGCGGCTGCTGGCCGAAGCCCGTGATGAGACGGGGCTTCCGGTGGTCACCGAGCTGACCGATCCGCGCAAGATCGATATCTTCTGCGAGTATACCGACATCATCCAGGTCGGGGCGCGCAATATGCAGAACTTCGTGCTGCTCACCGAGATCGGACGCAGCGGACATCCCGTGCTCTTGAAGCGCGGCCCCAGCTCGAAGATCGAGGACCTCCTCCTGGCCGCGGAATACATCGTCAAGGAAGGCAACCGCAAGATCATCCTGTGCGAGCGCGGGATCAGCACCTTTGAAACCTATACCCGTAATACCCTGGACTTGTCGGCGGTGGCGGCCCTCAAGAGGCTCTCGCACCTTCCGGTCTTCGTCGACCCCAGCCATTCCGTGGGCATCGCGAACCTCGTCCCCGCCATGTCCCTGGCAGCGGTGGCGGCGGGGGCGGACGGCCTGATCGTCGAGATCCACCCCAACCCCAATGCAGCGTTGTGCGACGGCCCCCAATCCCTCGATTTCGAGACCTTCAGCAGCCTCATGACCAGGCTGCGCAAGGTAGCACGGGCCATAGGCAGGGAGGCGTGA